Below is a genomic region from Leptotrichia shahii.
CTTTTAGGGCGATAAAGACTTTAAAGAAAGTTAATTATATTTTTGCAGAAGATACGAGGGTTACAAAAAAACTTCTTTCCCACTATGAAATTGAAAAAACGGTGTATCAATACCATGAACATAATAAACTTCATCAAATCACAAATATCATCAATCTTTTAAAAGATCAAAAAGAAATTGCACTTGTAACAGATGCAGGAACACCGTGTATTTCAGACCCTGGATTTGAGCTGGTAAATGAAACTTTGAAAGCTGGAATAAAAGTTGTTGGAATACCGGGAGCTTCATCAATTATTACTGGAGCAAGCATTTCTGGATTAGATATGCGAAGAATGGCTTATGAAGGCTTTTTGCCAAAGAAAAAAGGAAGACAGACACTTTTCAATAAATTAAAAGAAGAAGAAAGAACAATTGTAATTTTAGAATCTCCCAACAGAATTTTAAAAACTTTAAAAGATGTAAAAGAATATTTGGGAGAGCGATATGTTGTAATAACAAGGGAACTTACTAAAATTTATGAAGAAATAATTCGTGGAAATGTTTCAGAAATTATAGAAAAGCTGGAAAAAAAGCCGATTAAGGGAGAGATTGTTTTATTTATAAGGGCAATAAATGATGATGGCATTTATTTAAAAAATAAAAATTTAGAGTAATTAAAAATTAGTAAAGATAAGATAGATTTTTATAAATAAATTTTGATTAATAAATATTTTTCTGTAATTTTTATATTTTTTTTTAATCAAGGGAAATCAATCGCCATTTTCCTTGTATCTCTGTCTTGTCTAAGCATTTTAATTAGGGTACAATAATTATTTTAATACAGACATAATAAACAAAATTTCATTAGAATAAAAATATTTTTTGAGTTTTTATCTTTAATTTTAAAATTAATCTTAAATTTTAGGATTAAAAATAAAAATTTAGAAAGAAAATGGAGAGAATGAAAGAATGAATATAAACTGGTATCCAGGGCATATGAAGAAAACGAAGGATTTGATTGTAGAAAATCTCAAGATAATTGATGTTGTGATTGAGATTTTGGATGCAAGGATTCCGATTTCCAGTAAAAATCCAGATATTTCAAAATTGGCGAATAATAAGAAAAAAATTATTGTGCTTAATAAAGTGGATTTAATTGATAATAAGGAATTGAAAATTTGGGAAGATTATTTTCTGAAAAATAATTTTTCTGACTATTTTGTCCCTTTAAGTGTGGAAAAAGGGACTAATTTTAATGAACTACGAAAAATCACGGATAAAATTTATGCAGAAAAATTGGAGAAGATGAAGAAAAAGGGACTTCGTAAAACTGAAGTAAGGGCAATGATTGTTGGGATTCCTAATGTTGGAAAGTCTAAATTTATAAATAAATTTGTAAATAAAAATAAGGCAAGAGTGGGAAATACTCCAGGATTCACACGTGGGAAGCAATGGATAAAAATTGATGAGAAGCTGGAATTACTAGATACACCAGGAGTTTTATGGCCAAAATTTGAAGATGATGATGTAGCTTATAATTTGGCGATTACTGGTTCGATAAAAGATGATGTGCTGCAGTTGGAGCATATTGCGATAAAATTTTTGAATAAATTAAAAGTTCTTGGAAAAATTGGAGATCTTATAAAGGTTTATAATTTGGAAGAATATACTACAGATGAAGAAATTTTGGGAATGGAAAGTCATAAAATATTGGAGATTCTAGAAAAAAGACTGGGAGTTTCTAAAAATGATGAGCATAATTATGAAATTATTTCAAGAAGATTGATGAGAGATTATAGAATGGCGAAAATTGGAAAGTTCTTTTTGGAGTTTCCTAAGAATTAAAGGAGAATTATAAAATGAGAATCGGAATATTTACTGATACATATAGACCTCAGGTAAATGGAGTTGTCAGCTCGATTATGACACTTGAAAAGGAGCTTAGAAAGCAAGGGCATAAGGTATATATTATTACTACAACTGATCCTGATGCACCTCAGGTAGAACCTAATGTTCTAAGACTTCCAAGTATGGAATTTAAGCCGTTGCCACAGTATAGGTTAGGGATGATTTATTCGGCAAAAATAATAAAAAAAATAAAAAGACTGGAATTGGATATTATTCATTCACAGACAGAATGGGGAGTTGGAACATTTGCGAGATTTGCTGCGATTAATTTGGAAATACCGCTTGTTCATACCTACCATACGTTGTATGAATATTATACTCATTATATTTTTGGATCAAGATTTGTTAAAGCTGGAAAAAAAATCGCAGCTGCAATTAGTAAGTTTTATTGTGAAAAATGTAATGCTTTGATTGTTCCCACAAGAAAAGTTGAGGATATTTTGTATTCTTATGGTGTAGATCAGACAATGAACATTATTCCAACTGGACTAGAACTGGATAAGTTTTATCGTGGAAATTATTCTGACGAAGATTTGGGATTTATGAGAGAAAATTTTGGAATTGACGAAAGTGATTTTCTTTGTGTGTATATTGGACGGATTGCAGAAGAGAAAAGTATAGATTTGTTAATTGACATGTTTTCTAAAATTAAGGATGAAAAATTTAAATTTATGATTGTTGGTCGTGGAAGAATCTTAGATGATTTGAAAAAACAAGCTAAAAAACTTGGAATATCTGATAGAGTTATATTTACTGGGGAAGTGCCGCATGATAAAGTTGCTGCGTATTATCAGATGGGAGATGTATTTTTGAATGCGAGTGTATCAGAAACGCAAGGGCTTACATTTGTGGAAGCAATGGCAGCTAAGACACCTGTTGTAGCAAGATATGACTTAAATTTAGAAGACTTGCTTGTAAAAAATGAAGCAGGACTTGTTTATAAAAATGAAAAGGAATTTATTGATTCTATAATGCTTTTAAAGGAAGATAAGGAATTCAGGGAAAAAATTATTGAAAATGCTTTTGTTGCTTCACAAGATTACACAGCACAAAAATTTGGGGAACGTGTAGAAGCAGTTTATAAAAAAACAATAGAGGAGTATGATAGTCGTGAAAGTTTTACTATATTCAGAGGGGAAAAGTTCCTTCAGCAAATCCGGCGTTGGGCAAGCCTTAAATCATCAGGTAGAAGCCCTTGGAGCAAATAATATTGAAATTACGCAGGATCCTGAAGATGATTATGATTTGGCACATATAAATACAGTTGCACTAAAATCTTATGAAGTATTGAAACAGGCAAAGAAAAAAGGGAAGCCTGTAATTTATCATACACATACAACTTATGAAGATTTTCGTGGAAGTATAAAGGGAAGTTATGTCTTGTCACCAATTATAAAATTTTGGACAAAGAAATTATATAACGAAGCAGATTATTTGATTTCTCCGTCAGAATATACAAAAAATCTTATAAAATCAAAATACTTGGAAAAAGAAAAAGAAATTAGAGTAATTTCAAACGGTGTAAATATAAATAAATTTAATAAAAATGAAGTTTTAAAAGAAAAATTTTTAAATGAATATAAATCAGTATATGACATAAATAAACCCTTAATTATAACAGCTGGACTGCCTTTCGAGAGAAAAGGGATAAAAGATTTTGTAAAAGTGGCACAGGAATGCAGCGATTACCAATTTCTTTGGTTCGGATCATCAAGTGTAAAATCAATGTTGCCTGATAAAATACAAAAAATCATCGAAAATCCGCCAAAAAATCTAATTTTTCCGGGATACGTTGACAAAGATATTCTAATTGGAGCATTTAGTGCGGCTAAAGCATTTTTATTTATGACTTATGAAGAAAATGAGGGAATTGTAGTATTAGAAGCACTTTCAGCAAAATTACCGCTTGTAGTGAGAGATATTCCTGTGTACGAAGACTGGCTGGAAGATGGAAAAACTTGCTTTAAGGCTAGGACTAACGAAGAATTTTGTGAAAAAATAAGAAA
It encodes:
- the rsmI gene encoding 16S rRNA (cytidine(1402)-2'-O)-methyltransferase, with translation MFYVIGTPIGNLEDITFRAIKTLKKVNYIFAEDTRVTKKLLSHYEIEKTVYQYHEHNKLHQITNIINLLKDQKEIALVTDAGTPCISDPGFELVNETLKAGIKVVGIPGASSIITGASISGLDMRRMAYEGFLPKKKGRQTLFNKLKEEERTIVILESPNRILKTLKDVKEYLGERYVVITRELTKIYEEIIRGNVSEIIEKLEKKPIKGEIVLFIRAINDDGIYLKNKNLE
- the ylqF gene encoding ribosome biogenesis GTPase YlqF, whose amino-acid sequence is MNINWYPGHMKKTKDLIVENLKIIDVVIEILDARIPISSKNPDISKLANNKKKIIVLNKVDLIDNKELKIWEDYFLKNNFSDYFVPLSVEKGTNFNELRKITDKIYAEKLEKMKKKGLRKTEVRAMIVGIPNVGKSKFINKFVNKNKARVGNTPGFTRGKQWIKIDEKLELLDTPGVLWPKFEDDDVAYNLAITGSIKDDVLQLEHIAIKFLNKLKVLGKIGDLIKVYNLEEYTTDEEILGMESHKILEILEKRLGVSKNDEHNYEIISRRLMRDYRMAKIGKFFLEFPKN
- a CDS encoding glycosyltransferase family 4 protein; amino-acid sequence: MRIGIFTDTYRPQVNGVVSSIMTLEKELRKQGHKVYIITTTDPDAPQVEPNVLRLPSMEFKPLPQYRLGMIYSAKIIKKIKRLELDIIHSQTEWGVGTFARFAAINLEIPLVHTYHTLYEYYTHYIFGSRFVKAGKKIAAAISKFYCEKCNALIVPTRKVEDILYSYGVDQTMNIIPTGLELDKFYRGNYSDEDLGFMRENFGIDESDFLCVYIGRIAEEKSIDLLIDMFSKIKDEKFKFMIVGRGRILDDLKKQAKKLGISDRVIFTGEVPHDKVAAYYQMGDVFLNASVSETQGLTFVEAMAAKTPVVARYDLNLEDLLVKNEAGLVYKNEKEFIDSIMLLKEDKEFREKIIENAFVASQDYTAQKFGERVEAVYKKTIEEYDSRESFTIFRGEKFLQQIRRWASLKSSGRSPWSK
- a CDS encoding glycosyltransferase family 4 protein yields the protein MIVVKVLLYSEGKSSFSKSGVGQALNHQVEALGANNIEITQDPEDDYDLAHINTVALKSYEVLKQAKKKGKPVIYHTHTTYEDFRGSIKGSYVLSPIIKFWTKKLYNEADYLISPSEYTKNLIKSKYLEKEKEIRVISNGVNINKFNKNEVLKEKFLNEYKSVYDINKPLIITAGLPFERKGIKDFVKVAQECSDYQFLWFGSSSVKSMLPDKIQKIIENPPKNLIFPGYVDKDILIGAFSAAKAFLFMTYEENEGIVVLEALSAKLPLVVRDIPVYEDWLEDGKTCFKARTNEEFCEKIRNIVENNVENLDEIIETAYNIAVERDLLNIGKKYKEYYEYILNQKNK